Proteins encoded in a region of the Marinobacter arenosus genome:
- a CDS encoding AAA family ATPase — translation MKPSMRVLLAGRDASQLAEMEKLMVSGTSHILSLRHISNGNSDPLYNLPEMPETLVFCLTGAWEEELRALDERPMARRPPTIVVGPENIAVMRMALRVGARDYFSFPMPEYDLRNSLNRIAEGLRADAGINNAKLTAVINAKGGSGASIIAATLAHSLVARIGQRVSLLDLDFQFGHLSSLFDLPPDGGLVDAIVRSDNMDAMALEGHMLKHKSGLHILGDTSQQLIVPGDIEEGQLKKLISVVQSGYDHVIADLPRQIDPVAGVVLESADVILLVVQQSIAHVQDARQMVRYLNTYLGIPPTRMKVVVNRWDKRLDLSFEDIRKSLEIEDICCIPNDFSKVAESANLGTPLLEFAPSSPVSRSIVNLAESLSGKKAESGQFGLGRVLRKLART, via the coding sequence ATGAAACCAAGTATGAGAGTGTTGCTGGCGGGAAGGGATGCCAGCCAATTAGCAGAGATGGAAAAGCTGATGGTCAGCGGAACCTCGCACATCCTGAGCCTGCGCCATATCAGCAATGGCAATTCGGACCCTCTCTATAATTTGCCAGAGATGCCGGAAACCCTTGTTTTTTGTCTCACGGGTGCCTGGGAGGAGGAGCTCAGGGCATTGGATGAGCGGCCCATGGCCCGACGCCCGCCAACGATTGTCGTCGGGCCGGAGAACATTGCAGTCATGAGAATGGCTTTACGAGTGGGTGCGCGAGATTACTTCAGTTTCCCGATGCCGGAATACGATCTCAGGAACTCGCTGAACCGCATTGCGGAGGGCCTCCGGGCCGATGCGGGTATTAATAACGCCAAACTAACCGCCGTCATTAACGCCAAGGGTGGCTCCGGGGCCAGCATCATCGCGGCAACCCTGGCACACAGCCTTGTCGCTCGGATCGGGCAGCGTGTTTCATTACTGGACCTCGATTTCCAGTTTGGTCACCTGTCCTCCCTGTTCGATCTTCCTCCCGACGGTGGTCTGGTTGATGCCATCGTGCGCTCGGACAACATGGATGCCATGGCGCTTGAAGGCCACATGCTGAAACACAAAAGCGGGCTTCACATTCTGGGCGATACCTCGCAGCAACTGATCGTGCCTGGTGACATCGAAGAAGGGCAATTGAAGAAGCTGATCTCGGTCGTTCAGTCGGGTTACGACCATGTGATTGCGGATCTTCCAAGACAGATCGATCCGGTGGCCGGGGTGGTATTGGAATCCGCCGACGTCATTCTTTTGGTGGTTCAGCAGAGCATTGCCCACGTGCAGGATGCGCGACAAATGGTGCGGTACCTCAACACCTATCTGGGCATCCCCCCGACTCGCATGAAAGTGGTGGTGAATCGCTGGGATAAGCGTCTCGACCTGAGTTTCGAGGATATCCGGAAGAGTCTCGAAATTGAGGACATCTGCTGCATCCCGAATGATTTTTCGAAGGTGGCCGAGAGCGCCAATCTCGGTACGCCTCTTCTGGAATTCGCGCCATCTTCACCGGTGAGCAGAAGCATCGTGAACCTGGCCGAAAGTCTGAGTGGAAAGAAAGCCGAATCTGGCCAGTTCGGGCTAGGCAGGGTTCTTCGCAAACTGGCCCGGACATGA
- the cpaB gene encoding Flp pilus assembly protein CpaB encodes MFKKRTFVMLTFALAMGLAAAFVAKGWAIKRLTVSEEEAGIAVVVASMQIPFGKKLEETDLRIETMPSHLVPSSAYNDIESLTGTVAMGTIYPDEIVMKEKVAPFGGGSALSAVIGRNKRAVTVRVNDVVGVAGFLMPGNRVDVVAAKPEGNRRDYRTETLLEDVKVLAVDQSASPEKDKPVIVRAVTLELSPVEAELLVEATQEGMVQLALRNPLDDSKKPKPEVKPEVVAEAPKPKPAPRKRVVATSQRVTVIRGTDVSTSKVSM; translated from the coding sequence ATGTTTAAAAAACGGACTTTTGTCATGTTGACCTTTGCCCTTGCCATGGGCCTTGCAGCCGCGTTTGTGGCCAAGGGCTGGGCGATAAAACGGCTGACCGTCTCAGAAGAGGAGGCTGGAATAGCGGTGGTGGTGGCGTCCATGCAGATACCCTTTGGGAAAAAGCTCGAGGAAACCGATCTGCGGATCGAAACCATGCCAAGCCACTTGGTGCCTTCAAGCGCCTACAACGACATTGAGAGCCTGACCGGGACCGTCGCAATGGGAACGATCTATCCCGATGAGATTGTGATGAAGGAAAAGGTCGCGCCATTTGGTGGGGGCAGTGCGTTATCCGCAGTCATTGGGCGCAACAAGCGAGCGGTAACCGTTCGGGTGAATGATGTTGTCGGGGTCGCCGGCTTCCTGATGCCGGGTAACCGTGTCGATGTCGTTGCGGCCAAGCCGGAGGGTAATCGCCGAGACTACCGGACCGAAACGCTGCTGGAAGACGTCAAAGTGCTGGCGGTCGATCAAAGCGCCTCGCCCGAAAAGGACAAGCCGGTCATCGTACGGGCAGTGACTCTCGAACTCTCACCGGTCGAAGCTGAGCTCCTCGTTGAAGCTACCCAGGAAGGCATGGTTCAGCTGGCGCTGAGAAACCCTCTGGATGACAGCAAAAAGCCAAAACCTGAAGTCAAGCCGGAAGTCGTCGCTGAAGCACCGAAGCCAAAGCCAGCCCCCAGAAAGCGGGTGGTTGCGACCTCTCAGCGGGTCACTGTAATCCGGGGAACCGATGTAAGCACCTCAAAAGTATCGATGTAA
- a CDS encoding pilus assembly protein TadG-related protein, giving the protein MQGISWMKPEYRKQQGAILPLVAISLLAILGMAGLALDMSHAHLQKTRLQNSLDAAALSAAKVLDQTGNTLVAEAAGLDTFASNADEPGNTALGNALTAGTLTLAVEFSSTLNPFIPATVPAQYVRVRATGFDVDHWFAPLLGVNSTDIPGSAVAGPSPTLGNVCNVAPMMVCGTPPETAPTGTTYGYSRGDVEMLKIGAGDASSVGNGNFYLVRLDGDAGGADVRESAAGKYDSCLSTGEAIETEPGNTVGPFAQGINTRVGVYNGPVSADEYPPDWFPDHAAYTESDYETGVAPDFDLDWYLGQMANVDPALPPSGVPGRRILTLPVGHCDGLASGQSSVDLLGFACFYMITKMEQTGQAVFFGQFKDDCGGSGVPGPNPVTGPGPHVIQLYKDPDTRDS; this is encoded by the coding sequence ATGCAGGGTATCAGCTGGATGAAACCGGAATATCGTAAACAGCAGGGCGCTATTTTGCCGCTGGTCGCGATATCGTTGCTGGCCATTCTCGGAATGGCAGGGCTGGCATTGGATATGAGCCATGCCCACCTCCAGAAAACGCGGTTGCAGAATAGCCTTGATGCCGCCGCGCTCAGCGCGGCCAAGGTGCTCGACCAAACCGGTAACACACTGGTTGCCGAGGCGGCCGGTCTTGATACCTTTGCGAGCAATGCGGACGAACCGGGAAATACGGCCTTAGGGAATGCGCTTACCGCCGGAACGCTCACACTCGCTGTCGAGTTCTCATCAACACTGAATCCGTTCATTCCCGCCACCGTGCCGGCGCAGTACGTCCGGGTACGGGCTACAGGATTTGATGTCGATCACTGGTTTGCCCCTCTGCTTGGCGTCAACAGCACGGATATACCAGGATCAGCCGTCGCTGGTCCGAGCCCGACCCTCGGCAACGTCTGCAATGTTGCGCCAATGATGGTGTGTGGTACGCCTCCAGAGACCGCCCCGACAGGCACCACCTACGGCTATTCCCGAGGTGACGTTGAAATGCTGAAAATCGGCGCTGGGGACGCCTCGTCGGTGGGAAACGGGAACTTCTATCTCGTGCGCCTTGATGGAGATGCTGGCGGAGCGGATGTGCGGGAATCGGCAGCGGGCAAATACGACAGTTGCCTGAGCACCGGGGAGGCCATTGAGACAGAGCCCGGCAATACCGTGGGCCCCTTTGCGCAAGGCATCAATACCCGTGTGGGTGTCTACAACGGACCTGTCAGTGCCGATGAATACCCGCCCGATTGGTTCCCGGACCATGCAGCTTATACCGAATCGGACTACGAGACCGGTGTAGCCCCAGATTTCGACCTCGATTGGTACCTCGGCCAAATGGCCAACGTTGATCCGGCCCTGCCACCATCGGGCGTTCCCGGTCGCCGAATTCTGACCCTTCCGGTCGGACACTGTGATGGTCTTGCCAGCGGACAGAGCTCTGTCGACCTCCTCGGCTTCGCCTGCTTCTACATGATCACAAAGATGGAGCAAACGGGGCAGGCCGTGTTTTTTGGGCAATTCAAGGATGATTGTGGCGGCAGCGGTGTCCCCGGGCCGAACCCGGTGACAGGGCCAGGTCCCCACGTGATTCAGTTGTATAAGGATCCGGACACTCGGGACAGTTGA
- a CDS encoding TadE/TadG family type IV pilus assembly protein, with amino-acid sequence MTICARAQRGAHTVEFALVGSLFFVLLFGSVEFGRLMFVWNTLGEVSRQSARVAVVCPVNHSAIRRIGMFDVAGSTGSSPVLPALNESNIQIDYLDANGTPVDPAINYLDIVFVRSEVNSVRHRLIIPFFFQEFDLPSFVTVLPRESLGVSPEGTGCFGTVS; translated from the coding sequence ATGACTATCTGCGCCAGGGCACAGCGTGGTGCCCATACTGTTGAGTTCGCATTGGTTGGTTCTCTCTTCTTTGTATTGCTGTTCGGATCCGTTGAGTTCGGCCGACTGATGTTTGTCTGGAACACCCTTGGCGAGGTCAGCCGACAGAGCGCCCGGGTGGCGGTGGTCTGCCCGGTAAATCACAGTGCGATTCGCCGCATCGGGATGTTCGATGTGGCGGGTTCCACCGGCTCCAGTCCCGTCCTGCCGGCGCTGAACGAATCAAACATTCAGATCGATTACCTGGATGCCAATGGCACGCCTGTCGATCCCGCCATCAATTACCTCGATATCGTGTTTGTGCGGAGTGAGGTCAACTCAGTGCGCCATCGGTTGATCATTCCGTTCTTCTTCCAGGAATTTGATTTGCCGTCGTTCGTGACTGTTTTGCCCCGGGAAAGCCTGGGCGTTTCACCTGAAGGAACTGGCTGCTTCGGAACAGTGAGCTGA
- a CDS encoding type II and III secretion system protein family protein, giving the protein MKTIMKMARKNRTQWLQAGVMGLCLLALAPGLGAQVMVSSGIERQMVDVALNQSQILYLDEPIAKVSLGNPEIADILILRSRQLYVVGKKLGSTNVTLWDNNNTVVSVLGIEVTHDLEGLKARLHQILPDETIEVRSAQGDIVLSGEVSSAPRVDTAVQLARSFQGGGEVPGNVLNMMQVGGAQQVMLEVQVAEVSRDLLKNIGARFEVLNVAKNVTSGASRGATALIGAPIAGGGAGITGDVTAIVREPLGYDTSGLFASFLDGTTLFDLVIEAAEENNLAKVLAEPTLTTLTGQEATFHAGGEFPVPVAGDENRVTIEFKDFGISLGFLPTVLDSGTISLKLNIKVSELSNQNSIALDIEDAGATFFINSLTSRSASSTVELGNGQTIGVAGLINETLRERVNKFPGLGDIPVLGQLFRSQEYIQGKTELVILVTPHFAKPVDREKFTLPTDRFVEPSSLEFYLLGFTEGWGAGDRPQSKPMRKGGVEGQFGHEL; this is encoded by the coding sequence ATGAAAACAATCATGAAAATGGCAAGGAAGAACCGGACGCAGTGGCTTCAAGCCGGAGTGATGGGGCTCTGCCTGCTGGCATTGGCTCCGGGTCTGGGCGCCCAGGTCATGGTGTCCTCCGGCATTGAGCGGCAGATGGTCGATGTGGCTCTCAATCAGTCCCAGATTCTTTATCTCGATGAGCCCATTGCGAAAGTGTCGCTGGGGAATCCGGAGATAGCGGATATCCTTATTCTCCGGTCACGGCAACTCTACGTGGTTGGTAAGAAGCTGGGTTCGACCAATGTGACCCTCTGGGATAACAACAATACCGTCGTCAGTGTCCTCGGAATTGAGGTGACCCACGATCTGGAGGGGCTGAAAGCCCGGCTGCACCAGATTCTCCCCGATGAAACCATCGAAGTTCGCTCCGCCCAGGGAGATATCGTCCTGAGTGGGGAGGTGAGCAGTGCGCCCCGGGTTGATACTGCCGTCCAGTTGGCTCGCAGTTTTCAGGGCGGTGGTGAGGTCCCGGGCAATGTCCTGAACATGATGCAGGTGGGTGGTGCCCAACAAGTGATGCTCGAGGTTCAGGTGGCCGAAGTGTCCCGGGATCTCCTGAAAAACATTGGCGCGCGGTTCGAGGTTCTCAACGTGGCCAAGAACGTCACCTCGGGCGCCAGTCGAGGCGCGACCGCTCTGATCGGGGCACCGATTGCCGGTGGGGGTGCCGGAATTACCGGTGATGTCACCGCGATCGTCCGGGAGCCACTTGGCTATGACACCAGCGGCCTGTTCGCCAGTTTCCTCGACGGTACCACGCTGTTTGACCTGGTGATTGAAGCCGCGGAAGAGAACAACTTGGCGAAAGTGCTGGCCGAACCAACCCTGACGACCCTCACCGGACAGGAAGCCACGTTTCACGCCGGTGGCGAGTTCCCGGTTCCGGTAGCTGGCGATGAAAATAGGGTCACCATTGAGTTCAAGGACTTCGGGATCAGTCTCGGTTTTCTGCCCACCGTTCTTGACTCCGGCACCATCAGTCTGAAGCTCAACATCAAGGTGAGTGAGCTGAGTAACCAGAACTCGATTGCGCTGGATATCGAAGACGCCGGGGCAACTTTCTTTATTAACTCACTGACTAGCCGAAGCGCTTCTTCCACGGTTGAGCTGGGTAACGGTCAAACCATCGGCGTCGCTGGTCTGATTAACGAAACGCTCCGGGAGCGCGTGAACAAATTCCCGGGCCTTGGCGATATTCCGGTGCTTGGACAGCTTTTCCGGAGTCAGGAATACATCCAGGGCAAAACCGAGTTGGTGATTCTTGTGACGCCGCACTTTGCCAAGCCCGTCGATCGCGAAAAATTCACCCTCCCGACCGACCGCTTTGTTGAACCCAGTTCTCTCGAATTCTACCTGCTTGGATTTACCGAGGGCTGGGGAGCAGGGGATCGCCCGCAATCCAAACCCATGCGTAAGGGCGGCGTTGAAGGTCAATTCGGACACGAACTCTAA
- a CDS encoding AAA family ATPase, which produces MDADYLSLDEPSLSVHRAARCPRPHNIEETGLDTYFIADLVLKHLHHLGNQTLAQLSKNVCLPGAVVEPVLLMLRKEARVEAKGADSGGQGIRYALTDRGFSAALDALSRDGYAGPAPVPLDDYARLIRAQSVSDCSVTSADIRRLFQNTVLEESLIDQLGPAVHSGRAVFIYGPPGSGKSYITRQLVKLLNGPIFVPYSILVGGSVVAIFDPEFHHPVNRSEQDPVHLMDGHDPRYQLCHRPEVVTGGELTMDLLDLTFDADRKQYQAPLQLKASNGMFLIDDLGRQKMPPLSLLNRWIVPMEEKRDFLHLRAGQHFAVPFDMLLVFSTNLNPLDLADEAFLRRIGHKIRFNTLESAPYLQLWAQVCEQYGIENNPEVTRYMMTELYPMQGSALLPCHPRDLLSLVSDYCRYRGEPPELSIEAIRWAWKTYFVQFADER; this is translated from the coding sequence ATGGACGCAGACTATCTATCTCTGGATGAGCCTTCTCTTTCTGTTCACCGTGCGGCCAGATGCCCACGTCCTCACAACATCGAAGAGACCGGGCTCGACACCTACTTCATTGCCGACCTGGTGCTGAAGCATCTTCATCACCTTGGCAACCAGACTCTGGCCCAACTATCCAAAAACGTTTGTCTTCCGGGCGCAGTCGTCGAACCGGTTCTCCTGATGCTCCGAAAGGAAGCCCGGGTAGAGGCAAAGGGCGCCGATTCCGGTGGCCAGGGCATTCGCTATGCGTTGACCGACCGAGGCTTCTCGGCTGCTTTGGATGCCTTGTCACGGGACGGATATGCCGGGCCTGCGCCGGTCCCCCTGGACGACTACGCCAGGCTGATCCGGGCGCAATCTGTTTCCGATTGCTCGGTGACGTCTGCGGATATTCGGCGCCTGTTCCAGAACACGGTTCTGGAAGAGTCGCTCATTGATCAATTGGGCCCGGCGGTACACTCCGGCCGTGCCGTGTTTATCTACGGACCTCCCGGGAGTGGAAAGAGCTACATAACCCGGCAGTTGGTCAAGCTGTTGAACGGTCCGATCTTTGTGCCTTATTCCATATTGGTTGGGGGCAGTGTGGTGGCCATTTTTGATCCGGAATTCCACCATCCGGTAAACCGCTCGGAGCAGGATCCCGTTCACTTGATGGATGGCCACGATCCCCGCTATCAACTCTGCCATCGTCCGGAGGTTGTCACCGGCGGCGAGCTTACCATGGATCTCCTGGACCTGACCTTTGATGCCGACCGAAAACAGTACCAGGCGCCGCTGCAACTGAAAGCAAGCAACGGCATGTTCCTGATTGACGACCTGGGGCGTCAGAAAATGCCTCCGTTGTCCTTACTGAATCGCTGGATCGTCCCGATGGAGGAGAAGCGGGACTTTCTCCACCTCCGGGCCGGCCAACACTTTGCTGTGCCTTTCGACATGCTGCTGGTGTTTTCCACCAACCTGAACCCTCTGGATCTGGCCGATGAAGCGTTTCTGCGTCGGATTGGTCACAAGATCCGCTTCAACACCCTGGAAAGTGCCCCATACCTGCAACTGTGGGCGCAGGTGTGTGAGCAGTACGGAATTGAAAACAACCCTGAAGTAACCCGTTACATGATGACGGAGCTGTACCCCATGCAGGGAAGCGCTTTGCTGCCATGCCATCCCCGGGATCTCTTGAGCCTGGTCAGTGACTATTGTCGCTACCGGGGCGAGCCTCCGGAATTGAGTATCGAAGCCATTCGCTGGGCCTGGAAAACCTACTTTGTGCAGTTTGCGGATGAGAGGTGA
- a CDS encoding TadE/TadG family type IV pilus assembly protein produces MKKLSTDKRKQRGIAAIEFMVSAPLLIVVVFAVTELGWAFHQYHTMTRATRDGARHMASGALIGSVGIIYLETGRVQETGNLVVYGNVAGTGDPLLPQWSAADVTVSSPDASHIRVSANYNYVPLVGRIPAFYGGEPLTLSFQMQSTVEMRAL; encoded by the coding sequence ATGAAAAAGTTATCAACGGACAAACGTAAGCAGCGTGGTATTGCGGCGATCGAGTTCATGGTTTCCGCGCCCTTGCTGATTGTGGTTGTGTTTGCCGTCACCGAATTAGGCTGGGCGTTCCATCAATACCACACCATGACGCGGGCTACCCGCGATGGCGCCAGGCATATGGCCTCCGGGGCCCTCATTGGCAGTGTCGGAATCATCTACCTCGAAACCGGGCGCGTTCAGGAAACCGGAAATCTGGTGGTTTATGGCAACGTTGCCGGAACGGGGGATCCCCTGCTACCACAGTGGTCAGCCGCCGATGTGACGGTTTCCAGCCCAGACGCAAGCCATATCCGGGTTTCGGCCAATTACAACTACGTCCCGCTGGTCGGAAGGATCCCCGCTTTCTATGGCGGCGAGCCCCTGACCCTGTCTTTTCAAATGCAAAGCACTGTAGAGATGAGGGCCTTATGA
- a CDS encoding CpaF family protein: MTTNGMNDISYARFGINGHSNDGEQARRVEEEQERICKKNLRQKLMKVLDLSLISTLGREEAENQILAIGQQIMNEDSVPLSLNSRQRVLKQILDDILGLGPLEPLLADKSIADILVNGFNSVYVERNGKLEKVDVTFSNDAHLLNVIDRIVSSVGRRIDESSPMVDARLQDGSRVNAIIPPLAVDGPLLSIRRFSIGRLSVDALIEKSTLTPPIAELLEAIVQGRLNVLISGGTGSGKTTLLNVLSGFVPHDERIVTIEDSAELQLQQPHVVRLETRPPNIESKGEVNQRDLVRNSLRMRPDRIIVGEVRGAEALDMLQAMNTGHDGSMTTLHANSPRDALTRIENMVSMASASMPMKAIRTQVASAIDVVLQVERQEDGTRRLVSVQEINGMEGDVITMSELFTFRRRGKDEKGKVIGSYAATGIVPRFQEHLQQRGIVVPLSLYNPDLED; encoded by the coding sequence ATGACTACCAACGGAATGAACGATATCTCCTACGCGCGATTCGGCATCAATGGCCACAGCAACGATGGTGAGCAGGCCCGGCGGGTCGAAGAGGAGCAGGAGCGCATCTGCAAGAAAAACCTGCGCCAGAAGTTGATGAAGGTGCTGGATCTTTCATTGATAAGCACGCTGGGCCGTGAGGAGGCCGAAAACCAGATTCTGGCGATCGGTCAACAAATCATGAACGAGGATTCGGTGCCCCTGAGCCTGAACTCCCGGCAGCGGGTACTCAAACAGATCCTCGACGACATCCTGGGGCTCGGCCCACTGGAGCCTCTGCTGGCGGACAAAAGCATAGCGGACATCCTGGTAAACGGGTTCAACAGCGTCTACGTGGAGCGAAACGGCAAGCTTGAGAAGGTGGACGTCACGTTCAGCAACGACGCTCATCTGCTCAATGTGATCGACCGGATCGTTTCGAGCGTTGGGCGACGGATCGACGAATCCTCGCCGATGGTGGACGCCCGACTGCAGGATGGGTCGCGGGTCAACGCAATCATTCCGCCGCTGGCTGTCGACGGACCGTTACTGTCGATTCGACGATTCTCGATTGGCCGCCTGTCTGTGGATGCCCTGATTGAGAAAAGCACCCTGACGCCACCGATTGCCGAACTTCTCGAGGCCATCGTCCAGGGCAGGCTTAATGTCCTGATCTCTGGTGGCACAGGTTCGGGTAAGACCACATTACTGAATGTGCTTTCCGGTTTTGTTCCCCATGACGAGCGGATCGTGACCATTGAGGATTCCGCCGAGCTGCAACTACAGCAGCCCCACGTGGTAAGGCTGGAAACTCGTCCTCCCAACATTGAAAGCAAAGGTGAGGTGAATCAGCGGGATCTGGTCAGAAACAGTCTCCGTATGCGGCCGGACCGGATCATTGTTGGCGAGGTCCGGGGGGCTGAAGCCCTGGATATGTTGCAGGCCATGAACACCGGGCACGATGGCTCCATGACGACCCTGCACGCGAATTCCCCCCGCGATGCCCTGACCAGGATCGAGAACATGGTGTCCATGGCGAGTGCAAGCATGCCCATGAAGGCGATTCGAACCCAGGTCGCCTCTGCCATTGATGTGGTCCTTCAGGTCGAGCGTCAGGAGGACGGCACCCGACGGCTGGTGAGTGTCCAGGAAATCAACGGCATGGAAGGCGACGTCATTACCATGTCCGAGCTATTCACGTTCCGCCGTCGCGGCAAGGACGAGAAGGGCAAGGTTATCGGCAGTTACGCCGCAACCGGCATCGTGCCTCGGTTCCAGGAACACCTCCAACAACGCGGGATTGTGGTCCCGTTGTCTCTCTATAACCCGGACCTGGAGGACTGA
- a CDS encoding A24 family peptidase, translated as MTDTNWMLPVLAVALVIAVVTDLTAHRIPNWLTLSLVVVGLAGQAVVGHWQGLLVGLGGGLVGLLCFLPLHIFGAMGAGDVKLMTAVGVLLGPQTAFVSVLATIAFGGGIALVFIGLRGGLGAFCRRYGRMAVMLASRKPVYLAPAVGEAAAERFPYALAIACGSFFSIWYLA; from the coding sequence ATGACCGATACAAACTGGATGTTGCCCGTCCTCGCTGTTGCGCTTGTGATTGCCGTCGTAACCGATCTGACCGCTCACCGAATTCCGAATTGGTTGACGCTGAGTCTGGTTGTAGTGGGGTTGGCTGGACAAGCTGTAGTAGGGCACTGGCAGGGATTGCTGGTCGGTCTTGGAGGCGGGTTGGTGGGGCTGTTGTGCTTTCTGCCCCTCCACATTTTTGGAGCAATGGGAGCCGGCGATGTGAAGCTCATGACCGCCGTGGGCGTGCTGTTAGGCCCCCAGACCGCCTTCGTCAGTGTGTTGGCGACCATTGCCTTTGGTGGCGGGATTGCTCTGGTTTTTATCGGGTTGCGGGGTGGGCTCGGTGCGTTTTGTCGCCGTTATGGCCGAATGGCGGTCATGCTGGCATCGCGAAAGCCCGTCTATCTGGCGCCGGCCGTGGGGGAAGCGGCAGCTGAGCGTTTCCCATACGCCCTGGCCATTGCCTGTGGATCGTTCTTTTCAATCTGGTATTTGGCCTGA
- a CDS encoding type II secretion system F family protein produces MEVLGENLWIFVALVFTAVFLLSQGLVIPVFGESRSARKRMRRRMKTMMDDAVNQQRVSLLREHYTRNLNPLEKRLEMLDVLEPLRNLIAQSGMKTPAYRVVLLALLMGALTAGIAWSLNKAYWAPAVGAPLGSILPFLHIRKKRASRIARIEEQLPDVVDVIIRALRAGHPFVEAIRLVSTEMPSPVKEEFRTTFNEINYGGDVRTALMGLLQRVPSILVMALITAVLVQRESGGNLAEVLEKIAAVIRGRFRFQRKVRTLSAEGRISAWVLTLTPFVLFLVISVVNPDYMPMLTESPRGGDIILVALVLIVLGVFWIKKILNLKV; encoded by the coding sequence ATGGAAGTGCTCGGCGAGAATCTATGGATATTTGTCGCACTCGTGTTTACCGCGGTGTTCCTGCTTTCCCAGGGGTTGGTCATTCCCGTTTTCGGTGAGAGTCGGAGTGCCCGAAAACGCATGCGACGGCGCATGAAAACGATGATGGACGATGCTGTCAACCAGCAACGGGTATCCCTGCTTCGAGAGCATTACACGCGGAACCTGAACCCGCTGGAAAAGCGTCTCGAAATGCTCGATGTACTCGAGCCCCTGCGAAATCTTATCGCCCAGAGCGGTATGAAGACACCAGCCTACCGGGTGGTATTGCTTGCCCTGCTAATGGGCGCCCTGACTGCCGGTATTGCCTGGAGTCTGAACAAGGCGTACTGGGCACCGGCCGTGGGAGCACCACTGGGATCGATTCTGCCGTTTCTCCACATCCGCAAAAAAAGGGCAAGCAGAATCGCACGGATCGAGGAGCAGTTACCGGACGTTGTCGACGTCATTATCCGGGCGCTCAGGGCCGGTCACCCGTTCGTTGAAGCCATCCGGCTCGTGTCCACGGAAATGCCCAGTCCCGTCAAGGAAGAATTCAGGACCACCTTCAACGAGATCAATTACGGAGGCGACGTCCGCACGGCGTTGATGGGACTGTTACAACGCGTTCCGAGCATTCTGGTTATGGCCTTGATCACGGCAGTTCTGGTGCAGCGTGAGTCCGGTGGCAACCTGGCGGAGGTGTTGGAGAAAATTGCTGCCGTCATCCGGGGACGATTCCGCTTCCAGCGCAAAGTGAGAACACTCTCGGCGGAAGGCCGGATCTCTGCCTGGGTTCTTACGCTCACCCCGTTTGTCCTGTTTCTGGTCATCTCCGTGGTGAATCCCGATTACATGCCGATGCTCACGGAAAGCCCGCGGGGCGGGGATATCATCCTGGTTGCGCTGGTTCTGATCGTGCTCGGTGTGTTCTGGATCAAGAAGATCCTTAATCTCAAGGTGTGA